In one Babylonia areolata isolate BAREFJ2019XMU chromosome 14, ASM4173473v1, whole genome shotgun sequence genomic region, the following are encoded:
- the LOC143289966 gene encoding uncharacterized protein LOC143289966 yields the protein MSSTPAVSPCDMDSHVDSAVQGRDWTVLHQLMESGQLTDQQTARVIVEVTKHGDGQQFSQHVLPFCSRAQLDSAMTELISAGLWVHVYNLSLYVGQEHSKWQVGLVSLDNHLIALVAEGKWKELGALVQNDTRVSAAQKQWAMLQACQRASEFEIIENVLPQCDDEDLDRVLKKLVSRGLWLAVGSLFRQRPALSETQKVWAIEKVAREAREWEFDSFFHNCTKDQLVSVSKLLVARQLWWVFSLLLKKDSHIFSEEAHMFSQCILPAFENTDIDLFMSYLLSVGDWERVQKLLRIVQARKTQWKIGDVIIQGEQILWASQEQWRKLTTSIRDASVLAWVIEVATMRGRCNEIMEIIVDLCQISLTPFALNILVNQGYIGNAVRLLFRFVRETMTTDHQEEEFWKLLKNCCFGLKRGTEVFTKVREEQFEEIRKWFSINELKNIFFTSAVSIITQSLCGHLDTSTEPMSAEVHVEETLEKILREMRSDSSSLPQSIHRLCPEFKVASTNNSTFNPVFALLFVRAAMRHMNSPQRWPHDLEPFLSILTTVPVVPGIQREALKITLKERKWQIISLADLTYVGEQVRRMLFSSAVQWKQWDLVKQWADHTLSDDQRNWALEKACKEKQWDVCLRLAEHGLTEDEVTRVHFLVAMNADWEVVLDLYKDESDVSEVNKLLSKGNHQMVKVGEKQEQEQNQRVLEMANLEDELKSRMVLFETLESAVAQGDWQVVVFTVRQRPTADNVSRALKAAVASKAWSVVTELIRMGIQTFDQHPSFLEVVRNQQWGVCRVMIEQGLNTDQYMDAIPTLMEQNQWILVGKMMAYIDDDAVRWHTMQCALQRKEGSVVSQCILGMTQELSIQEREDLFHTAVITDTLQAVTPLVTEKDDTGVRHRDIALEQAVSQQQWGIVDLCVHHHADINMPDEKGDSLIQRAAQREDWDTVMALAKRGGDPSRLDSTGMSVLHQAIRGEEWTCVESLIILCSTLYLSATHSGEQRTALEMLIDAGREDIIQDALSRKTYQWTGVNRWGETALHVMCLCGMHNDICPFLGEGVNPLSVTHGCHSVLSYAVMSRAQPTQMVSECISLGFSTHQPHITQTMQTQDESFLSPVQLSVMRGLPGITRMLYESGSCSFRELFLALPKLLTLTNERSVRKWTLYKEFLRQIVKINIQTKKHLTAEAPKRLIKRAARYLIEVSTTPRSLKSMCRLVISHSLKISPARDRDVSQLPIPQPLKNYVSFSDLLHADSSSDIAGENDGSDSDGEENSSGSWSDSYSSDDYNQWYSDDENDWSHSYSSDDYYQRYSDENKIDYWYWSDD from the coding sequence ATGTCGTCAACTCCCGCTGTGTCACCCTGTGACATGGACAGTCATGTGGACAGTGCTGTACAGGGAAGGGACTGGACAGTCCTTCATCAGCTGATGGAGTCAGGTCAGCTGACTGACCAGCAGACAGCAAGGGTCATTGTGGAAGTGACCAAGCACGGTGATGGTCAGCAGTTCTCACAACACGTCTTACCTTTCTGCAGCAGAGCACAGTTGGATTCTGCAATGACAGAGCTGATCTCTGCAGGCCTCTGGGTACATGTCTACAATCTGTCACTTTATGTTGGACAGGAACATTCCAAATGGCAAGTTGGTCTGGTCTCCCTGGACAATCATCTCATTGCATTAGTTGCTGAAGGAAAGTGGAAAGAACTTGGTGCACTTGTACAGAATGATACTCGTGTCTCAGCTGCCCAGAAACAGTGGGCAATGCTGCAAGCCTGCCAGCGTGCATCGGAGTTTGAGATCATAGAGAACGTTCTTCCACAATGCGATGACGAGGATTTGGACCGTGTTCTGAAAAAATTGGTGTCACGTGGTTTGTGGTTGGCTGTGGGATCTCTGTTCAGACAGCGACCTGCACTTAGTGAGACTCAAAAAGTGTGGGCCATTGAAAAAGTTGCAAGGGAAGCAAGAGAGTGGGAGTTTGACTCATTTTTTCACAACTGCACAAAAGACCAGCTGGTCTCTGTGTCCAAACTGCTTGTGGCACGGCAACTGTGGTGGgtcttcagtctgctgctgaagAAAGATTCCCATATATTTTCAGAAGAAGCCCATATGTTTTCACAGTGCATATTACCAGCATTTGAAAATACAGACATTGACTTGTTCATGAGCTATCTCTTGTCTGTTGGTGACTGGGAGAGAGTCCAGAAATTGCTGAGGATTGTTCAGGCAAGGAAAACCCAGTGGAAAATTGGAGATGTCATTATCCAAGGAGAACAGATTTTGTGGGCTTCTCAAGAGCAGTGGAGAAAACTAACCACTTCTATACGCGATGCTTCAGTGCTGGCATGGGTTATAGAGGTTGCCACCATGAGAGGAAGATGTAATGAAATAATGGAAATTATTGTGGACTTATGTCAGATTTCCCTGACACCATTTGCCTTAAACATTCTTGTTAACCAGGGCTACATAGGTAATGCTGTCAGACTGTTGTTTCGCTTTGTGCGTGAGACAATGACAACAGATCATCAGGAAGAGGAGTTTTGGAAACTTTTGAAAAACTGTTGCTTTGGTTTGAAGAGAGGCACTGAAGTCTTCACCAAAGTACGAGAAGAACAATTTGAGGAAATACGGAAATGGTTCTCCATTAATGAGCTGAAAAACATATTCTTCACCTCAGCTGTCAGCATAATCACACAGTCGTTGTGTGGTCACCTTGATACATCAACGGAGCCTATGTCTGCTGAAGTTCATGTGGAGGAGACACTTGAAAAGATTCTGAGAGAAATGAGATCAGATTCATCTAGTTTGCCTCAAAGTATACATCGCCTTTGTCCGGAATTTAAGGTTGcttcaacaaacaacagcactttTAATCCTGTCTTTGCTCTGTTGTTTGTTCGCGCAGCCATGAGACACATGAACAGTCCACAACGTTGGCCACATGACTTAGAACCTTTCTTATCCATTCTGACCACAGTTCCGGTAGTGCCAGGAATACAGAGAGAAGCCCTGAAAATCACgctgaaagaaaggaaatggcAGATTATCTCCCTGGCAGATTTGACATACGTGGGGGAACAAGTGCGGAGGATGTTGTTCTCCTCAGCTGTGCAGTGGAAGCAATGGGATCTTGTCAAACAGTGGGCAGACCACACCCTGAGTGACGATCAGCGGAACTGGGCTCTGGAAAAAGCCTGCAAGGAAAAACAGTGGGATGTCTGTCTTCGGCTGGCAGAACATGGACTGACAGAAGATGAAGTGACACGTGTCCATTTCCTTGTTGCCATGAATGCAGACTGGGAAGTTGTCCTCGACCTGTACAAAGACGAATCTGATGTCAGTGAAGTCAACAAGCTCCTGTCCAAGGGAAATCATCAAATGGTAAAAGTTGGTGAGaagcaagaacaagagcaaaatcAAAGAGTATTGGAAATGGCAAATCTGGAAGATGAACTGAAATCCAGAATGGTGTTGTTTGAAACGTTGGAGTCAGCTGTGGCACAAGGTGACTGGCAGGTTGTTGTGTTCACCGTTCGACAGAGACCGACGGCGGACAATGTGAGCAGGGCCCTGAAAGCAGCAGTGGCCAGTAAAGCCTGGTCTGTGGTGACTGAGCTGATCAGAATGGGAATCCAGACATTTGATCAACACCCCTCCTTTCTAGAGGTAGTCAGAAACCAGCAATGGGGCGTGTGTAGAGTGATGATTGAACAAGGACTGAACACTGATCAATACATGGACGCTATTCCCACACTGATGGAACAGAACCAGTGGATTCTGGTTGGCAAGATGATGGCCTATATAGATGATGATGCAGTCAGATGGCACACCATGCAGTGTGCCTtgcagaggaaagaaggaagtgtGGTCAGTCAGTGCATCCTGGGCATGACACAAGAGCTGTCCATCCAGGAAAGAGAGGACCTGTTCCACACAGCTGTCATCACTGACACCTTGCAGGCAGTCACACCACTGGTGACAGAGAAGGACGACACAGGTGTGCGGCATCGTGACATTGCTTTAGAGCAGGCTGTCAGTCAACAACAGTGGGGCATTGTGGACCTCTGTGTGCATCACCATGCTGACATCAACATGCCTGATGAAAAAGGAGATTCACTAATACAAAGGGCAGCACAGAGGGAAGACTGGGACACAGTGATGGCTTTAGCCAAGAGAGGAGGAGACCCTTCTCGGCTGGACAGTACCGGGATGTCAGTGCTTCATCAGGCCATCAGAGGAGAAGAATGGACGTGTGTGGAATCATTGATCATCTTGTGTAGCACCCTTTACCTGTCTGCCACACACAGTGGTGAACAACGCACTGCTCTTGAGATGCTGATTGACGCAGGTCGGGAAGACATTATTCAGGATGCATTGTCACGGAAAACATACCAATGGACAGGGGTGAATAGGTGGGGAGAAACTGCTCTCcacgtgatgtgtctgtgtggcatGCACAATGACATTTGCCCATTCTTGGGTGAGGGAGTTAATCCTCTATCTGTCACGCACGGGTGTCATTCAGTATTGTCATATGCAGTGATGTCACGTGCACAGCCCACCCAAATGGTGTCAGAGTGCATTTCTCTTGGTTTCAGCACACACCAGCCACACATCACCCAAACCATGCAAACACAAGACGAATCGTTTCTGTCACCCGTGCAACTGTCTGTAATGCGTGGTCTGCCTGGGATAACACGGATGCTGTATGAATCAGGATCCTGTTCCTTCAGGGAACTGTTCCTCGCCCTGCCAAAGCTCCTCACCCTCACCAATGAGCGCAGTGTCAGAAAATGGACCCTGTACAAGGAGTTTTTGAGGCAAATTGTAAAGATCAACATACAAACTAAAAAACACCTGACAGCTGAAGCGCCGAAGCGCCTGATCAAGAGAGCAGCTCGATACCTGATAGAGGTATCCACCACACCACGCAGTCTGAAGTCCATGTGCCGCCTGGTGATTTCTCACTCCCTGAAGATCAGTCCTGCCCGGGACAGAGATGTCTCCCAGCTTCCCATTCCCCAACCCTTGAAGAATTACGTCTCATTTTCTGATCTCTTGCATGCAGACAGTAGTTCTGACATTGCTGGAGAAAATGATGGTTCCGACAGTGATGGAGAAGAGAACAGCTCTGGTTCCTGGTCTGACTCCTACAGTTCTGACGACTATAACCAGTGGTATTcagatgatgaaaatgactgGTCTCACTCCTACAGTTCTGACGACTATTACCAGAGGTATTCAGATGAAAATAAGATTGACTACTGGTATTGGTCTGATGATTGA